One Mercurialis annua linkage group LG3, ddMerAnnu1.2, whole genome shotgun sequence DNA window includes the following coding sequences:
- the LOC126675482 gene encoding beta-amyrin 28-monooxygenase-like: MELVFLISCIIPSLAFLVFAFKFLFSHDSRFKNLPPGSMGWPVIGETLEFLFGKPENFVLKRMKKYSPEIFKTNILGEKTVVICGPNGNKFLFSNEQKLFTVFRPHSMQKLFRSSYQTKAPPKESDLKTLRSSPAFLKPEALARYLAKMDSITQQQMKKDWEGKHSAQVFPFSKTLTLMLACRFFLGTEDPDRIARLVDHFDDITIGLHSITVNVPGTIFYRAKQAVKAIRKELIEVVKEKKDAIASGAPMQDILSHMIVATDSSGSFMPEIEIADKMMGLLTAGYSTVATSITFFMKYVGERPDIYSKILQEQKEIASGKKEGEMLQWEDIQKMKYSWNVVNEVMRLTPPLQGTFREAITDITYAGFTIPKGWKIYWTVSTTNKNPEYFPNPEEFNPSRYDDDKAIPPYVFVPFGGGPRMCPGKEYARFAILTFVFHVINKFKWELEIPNEKIIGDMMPTPQMGLPIRLQPLDS, from the exons ATGGAATTAGTATTTCTCATCTCTTGTATTATTCCTTCTCTAGCATTTCTTGTTTTTGCATTCAAATTTCTATTCAGCCATGACAGCAGATTCAAGAATCTGCCACCCGGTAGCATGGGATGGCCAGTCATCGGAGAAACCCTGGAATTCCTGTTTGGCAAGCCGGAAAATTTTGTGCTCAAAAGAATGAAAAAATACTCACCGGAAATCTTCAAAACCAACATTCTTGGAGAGAAAACTGTGGTCATTTGTGGCCCTAATGGTAACAAATTTCTCTTCTCCAATGAGCAAAAACTCTTCACCGTATTCCGTCCTCATTCCATGCAAAAACTCTTCCGTTCTTCCTACCAAACCAAAGCTCCTCCGAAAGAATCCGATCTCAAAACGCTCCGATCCTCGCCGGCGTTTCTTAAACCCGAAGCGTTGGCTAGATATCTAGCGAAAATGGACTCCATCACACAACAACAAATGAAAAAAGACTGGGAAGGGAAACATTCCGCCCAAGTTTTTCCTTTCTCCAAGACCTTGACATTGATGCTGGCATGTAGGTTTTTCTTGGGGACCGAAGACCCCGACCGGATCGCGAGACTTGTCGATCATTTCGACGATATTACGATAGGGTTGCATTCGATTACGGTGAATGTTCCGGGAACTATATTCTACAGAGCGAAGCAAGCAGTGAAGGCGATACGTAAGGAGTTGATTGAAGTTGTTAAGGAGAAAAAAGATGCGATCGCTTCAGGTGCTCCGATGCAAGATATTCTGTCGCATATGATTGTTGCGACTGATTCTTCCGGTAGTTTTATGCCGGAGATTGAGATTGCCGACAAGATGATGGGTTTGTTGACTGCTGGATATAGCACTGTGGCTACCTCGATTACTTTTTTCATGAAATATGTGGGTGAGAGACCTGATATTTACAGCAAGATTCTTCAAG AGCAAAAAGAGATAGCTTCAGGGAAGAAGGAAGGGGAAATGTTGCAATGGGAAGACATACAAAAAATGAAATACTCTTGGAATGTTGTGAATGAAGTGATGAGACTCACTCCTCCTCTTCAAGGCACTTTTAGGGAAGCCATTACTGATATTACTTATGCTGGCTTTACCATTCCCAAGGGCTGGAAG ATATATTGGACTGTAAGTACAACAAACAAGAACCCGGAATATTTCCCAAACCCTGAAGAATTTAATCCATCAAGATATGACGATGACAAAGCAATTCCACCCTATGTATTTGTGCCATTTGGAGGTGGGCCCAGGATGTGCCCTGGAAAAGAGTATGCTCGATTTGCTATTCTCACTTTCGTCTTCCACGTCATCAACAAATTCAAGTGGGAATTGGAAATCCCTAATGAAAAGATTATTGGTGACATGATGCCTACTCCTCAAATGGGTCTTCCAATTCGCCTTCAACCACTCGACTCTTAA